ACATCCACAAACACCACGGCATGGCGTTCCCGATGCCACGTCAGAGCGGTGAGAAAAAAAGCGGCCAGCATCATCGGGAGATGGCCAGGATTCATGCGCTCCAGAGTGAGGCGGGGATCCTGGATCCTGAATACCGCGAGATCCTTTGGGATCGGTATTCCGTGCTCTCTTCCAGAAGCCTCTCCACCACCCAGCGGGCTGATTTTGTGCTCTACCTGCAGGCCAGAGCCGGGGGTCGGCAACCATTCCCGGGCAGGCCTGAGCAGCACTTTTTCGAGCGGGAGGATATCGGTCCCAGCCTCGGGAAAGTGGAGGCGCTGCTGGCCGACGCCAAGCGGCCCTGGAACTATGCCCATGCCATCGCCAAGCGGTTGGCCAAG
This portion of the Magnetococcales bacterium genome encodes:
- a CDS encoding DUF1018 domain-containing protein, producing MPRQSGEKKSGQHHREMARIHALQSEAGILDPEYREILWDRYSVLSSRSLSTTQRADFVLYLQARAGGRQPFPGRPEQHFFEREDIGPSLGKVEALLADAKRPWNYAHAIAKRLAKVDRVEWCDGRGIHKVVSAMQKDANRRKAREG